In Providencia rettgeri, the following proteins share a genomic window:
- a CDS encoding EamA family transporter codes for MTTYVLLSVLFAAFCHASWNAIVKFGNDRFFGLVMISVFSGVLSIPAIFWLGLPSPEAIYWLALSVLFHIGYTYFLSQAYTHGDLSQIYPISRGSAPLITALLGALLFNELIPLMGLIGVLFIISGVVLIAFAGKKFTLNIKGKALVFAISTAFFTACYTLSDGYGARASEDPVTYTLWLFLLNGMVLAVPGFIKYRGTLLVGIQQYWRSGLLGGLMQLISYGIAIWAMSQAPIVMVAAIRETSVLFAMFLSIAFLKEKFNVMRVIACVVIVFGVLLAKLSH; via the coding sequence ATGACAACTTACGTATTACTTTCTGTGCTGTTTGCAGCTTTCTGCCATGCAAGCTGGAACGCCATAGTTAAATTTGGCAATGACCGTTTTTTCGGCCTAGTCATGATTTCTGTTTTTTCTGGCGTCTTATCAATACCCGCAATATTTTGGTTAGGTCTACCATCTCCAGAAGCGATTTACTGGTTAGCCTTATCCGTACTTTTTCATATTGGCTATACCTATTTTTTAAGTCAGGCTTATACACACGGTGACTTAAGCCAGATTTATCCAATATCACGCGGGTCCGCACCATTAATAACGGCACTATTAGGTGCTTTGCTGTTTAATGAGTTAATTCCATTGATGGGCCTTATTGGTGTTTTATTCATTATTAGTGGCGTCGTATTGATTGCGTTTGCAGGAAAAAAATTCACATTAAATATCAAGGGGAAAGCTCTAGTTTTTGCCATATCAACAGCCTTCTTCACCGCCTGTTATACCTTATCTGATGGTTATGGTGCCAGAGCAAGTGAAGATCCCGTGACGTATACTCTCTGGCTATTTTTATTAAATGGCATGGTGTTAGCTGTACCCGGTTTTATCAAATACCGAGGCACCTTACTTGTTGGAATTCAACAATATTGGCGTTCAGGGTTACTGGGGGGGTTAATGCAGCTCATTAGTTATGGCATTGCTATATGGGCGATGAGCCAAGCCCCAATTGTCATGGTCGCAGCGATTAGAGAAACGAGTGTACTCTTCGCCATGTTCCTATCTATTGCTTTTCTCAAAGAAAAATTCAACGTGATGCGAGTCATTGCCTGTGTCGTTATTGTTTTTGGTGTTTTATTAGCAAAATTAAGCCATTAA
- the nhaA gene encoding Na+/H+ antiporter NhaA translates to MTAIIRKFLRLEAAGGLLLIIAAIVALVMANSPLQGAYQQFLDIPISIKISEFGLDKPLILWVNDFLMAIFFLVVGLEVKRELLEGSLAGRDKAIFPAIAALGGMIAPALIYLLFNGADTVTQQGWAIPAATDIAFALGVMALLGKRVPTELKVFLLALAIIDDLGVIVIIAFFYTSSVSLIALGLSALCIAILCMMNWRRVENTAAYLVIGLILWVCILKSGVHATLAGVIVGFLIPLRGTNQTKPSEELEHVLHPWVVYLILPVFAFANSGVQLQGVTLDGLLSPLPLGVAAGLILGKPIGIFLFSWVSVKLGVAKLPESINLKQVFAVSVLCGIGFTMSIFITGLAFDGLDEVYSTYSRLGILIGSTLAAFLGYFMLRVVLPKQKESI, encoded by the coding sequence ATGACAGCAATTATTCGTAAATTTTTAAGGTTAGAAGCAGCAGGGGGCTTACTTCTGATTATTGCTGCCATAGTCGCTTTAGTGATGGCAAATTCGCCATTACAGGGGGCTTATCAGCAATTTTTAGATATTCCTATATCAATTAAAATATCAGAATTTGGTTTGGATAAGCCTTTGATATTATGGGTCAATGACTTTCTAATGGCGATTTTCTTTTTGGTGGTTGGCCTTGAAGTAAAACGTGAATTATTAGAAGGATCCCTCGCAGGACGAGACAAAGCAATATTTCCAGCAATTGCAGCATTAGGTGGAATGATTGCTCCCGCATTAATTTATTTATTATTTAATGGAGCAGACACTGTTACCCAACAAGGATGGGCAATACCAGCAGCAACAGATATCGCATTTGCTTTAGGTGTGATGGCGTTACTAGGTAAGCGAGTACCCACAGAGCTAAAAGTGTTCTTATTGGCATTGGCTATCATTGATGATTTAGGCGTTATCGTAATTATTGCATTTTTCTATACCAGCTCAGTTTCCTTGATTGCATTGGGGCTATCAGCATTGTGTATTGCGATCCTCTGTATGATGAATTGGCGTAGAGTAGAGAATACAGCCGCTTACTTAGTTATTGGGTTAATATTGTGGGTGTGTATTTTGAAATCTGGTGTTCATGCCACATTAGCTGGGGTAATTGTCGGCTTCTTGATCCCTTTACGTGGTACTAACCAGACTAAACCTTCAGAAGAATTAGAGCACGTCCTACATCCATGGGTTGTTTACTTAATTCTACCTGTTTTTGCATTTGCTAATTCAGGAGTACAACTTCAAGGTGTGACTTTAGACGGTTTATTGAGCCCATTGCCTTTAGGGGTAGCCGCTGGTTTGATCTTAGGTAAGCCTATTGGGATTTTTCTGTTCAGTTGGGTTTCGGTAAAACTTGGGGTTGCAAAATTACCGGAGTCGATTAACTTAAAACAAGTATTTGCAGTTTCTGTACTGTGTGGGATCGGTTTTACTATGTCTATTTTTATCACTGGTCTCGCATTTGATGGGCTTGATGAAGTGTATAGTACCTATTCACGACTAGGAATTTTGATTGGTTCGACGTTAGCAGCGTTTTTAGGGTATTTTATGTTAAGAGTAGTGTTACCGAAACAAAAAGAATCAATCTAA
- the nhaR gene encoding transcriptional activator NhaR yields the protein MRVSHLNFNHLYYFWHVCKEGSVVGAAEALYLTPQTITGQIKALEERLGGKLFKRQGRGLVPSELGQLIFRYADKMFMLSQEMLDIVNYSRESNLLFDVGVADTLSKQLVSKILETTVVEHEQIHLRCFESTHELLLEQLSQHKLDMILSDCPVDSSQQEGLFSVKLGECNMSFFCRQPIPKKPFPECLEERRLLIPGRRYLLGRHILAWIRNKNLQVEVLGEFDDAALMKAFGMHYNAIFVAPSQYTPDLLGGDDIVELGRLESVKEEYYVIFAERMIQHPAVQRVCNKDFSDLFSVPLDSLDKK from the coding sequence ATGCGGGTTTCACATCTTAATTTTAACCATCTTTACTATTTCTGGCATGTATGTAAAGAGGGCTCTGTTGTCGGAGCAGCAGAAGCGCTTTACCTGACACCTCAGACAATTACAGGGCAAATAAAAGCGCTAGAAGAGCGCTTAGGTGGCAAGTTGTTTAAAAGGCAGGGGCGAGGTTTAGTGCCATCTGAGCTTGGACAATTAATTTTTCGCTACGCAGATAAAATGTTTATGCTTAGCCAAGAAATGCTCGATATCGTCAATTACAGCCGCGAATCTAACTTACTGTTTGATGTCGGGGTTGCGGATACGCTATCAAAACAGTTAGTAAGTAAAATATTAGAAACTACGGTTGTTGAGCATGAACAAATTCATTTACGTTGTTTTGAATCAACCCATGAATTGTTATTAGAACAGCTCAGTCAACATAAATTGGATATGATTTTATCTGACTGCCCAGTTGACTCATCTCAGCAAGAAGGCTTGTTTTCGGTGAAATTGGGCGAGTGTAATATGAGTTTCTTTTGCCGTCAGCCTATCCCTAAAAAGCCATTTCCTGAATGTTTAGAGGAACGTCGGTTATTGATCCCTGGGCGGCGATATTTATTAGGTAGACATATACTCGCTTGGATCCGCAATAAAAATTTGCAGGTTGAAGTATTAGGTGAATTCGATGATGCCGCACTTATGAAAGCATTCGGTATGCATTATAACGCAATTTTTGTTGCTCCGTCGCAATATACACCTGACCTTTTAGGTGGAGACGATATTGTAGAATTGGGGCGCTTAGAAAGTGTAAAAGAAGAATACTACGTTATTTTTGCAGAGAGAATGATCCAGCACCCAGCAGTACAACGAGTGTGTAATAAAGATTTCTCAGATTTATTTTCAGTTCCGCTTGATAGCCTAGATAAAAAATAA
- the rpsT gene encoding 30S ribosomal protein S20 has translation MANIKSAKKRAVQSEKRRQHNASRRSMVRTFIKKVYLAIAAGDKEAAQKAFNDMQPIVDRHATKGLIHKNKAARHKANLVAQIKAM, from the coding sequence TTGGCTAATATCAAATCAGCTAAGAAACGTGCCGTTCAGTCAGAGAAACGTCGTCAGCATAACGCTAGCCGTCGCTCTATGGTACGTACTTTTATCAAGAAAGTTTACCTTGCTATCGCTGCTGGCGATAAAGAAGCTGCTCAGAAAGCATTCAATGACATGCAACCTATTGTTGATCGCCATGCTACTAAAGGCCTGATCCACAAAAATAAAGCAGCACGTCATAAAGCTAACTTAGTTGCTCAAATCAAAGCGATGTAA
- the ribF gene encoding bifunctional riboflavin kinase/FAD synthetase, with protein sequence MELIRGIQNIRACHHGCVLTIGNFDGVHRGHQVLLQNLKLKGAQLGLPTVVMIFEPQPLEFFIGDKAPARLTRLRDKVKYLADSGIDYLLCVEFNQHFASLTPAEFVSDLLVNKLGVKYLAIGDDFRFGKNRMGDFAFLQQAGDEFGFEVADTESFCDSGLRISSTAIRKAIQENNLELAESLLGHSYRISGRVVHGNQLGRTIGFPTANLPLKRLVTPVTGVYAVEVYGLGDKPLPGVANIGTRPTVSGKGTQLEVHLIDANMDLYGRHIDVVLRKKLRDEQRFASLEALKEQIANDVIAAREYLTAIGIR encoded by the coding sequence ATGGAGCTAATTCGCGGTATACAGAATATCCGGGCGTGCCATCATGGTTGCGTGCTGACTATCGGTAATTTTGATGGTGTCCATCGTGGGCATCAGGTTTTACTTCAAAATTTGAAACTTAAGGGAGCGCAGTTAGGGTTACCAACTGTTGTGATGATATTTGAGCCACAGCCCCTTGAATTTTTTATTGGTGACAAGGCGCCTGCGCGTTTGACACGCCTGCGAGACAAAGTTAAATATCTCGCAGATAGTGGTATCGATTACCTCTTATGTGTTGAATTTAACCAGCACTTTGCATCATTAACACCCGCTGAGTTTGTTTCTGACTTACTCGTCAATAAGCTTGGTGTAAAGTATCTCGCTATAGGTGATGATTTCCGCTTTGGGAAAAATCGCATGGGGGATTTTGCTTTTTTACAACAAGCGGGTGATGAATTTGGTTTTGAAGTTGCAGATACAGAAAGCTTCTGTGATTCAGGGCTACGTATCAGCAGTACAGCGATACGTAAGGCAATTCAAGAAAATAACCTTGAATTAGCTGAAAGCCTGTTAGGGCATTCTTATCGTATTAGCGGGCGAGTGGTTCATGGTAACCAACTTGGCAGAACAATAGGTTTTCCGACAGCAAACCTACCGTTAAAACGTTTAGTCACACCGGTTACTGGTGTGTATGCTGTGGAAGTTTACGGTTTAGGTGATAAGCCTTTACCGGGTGTGGCAAATATTGGCACACGTCCGACTGTATCTGGAAAAGGAACACAGTTAGAAGTTCATCTGATTGATGCAAATATGGATTTATATGGGCGTCATATCGATGTAGTGTTACGTAAGAAATTACGTGATGAGCAGCGGTTTGCTTCGTTGGAAGCGCTTAAGGAGCAAATTGCTAATGATGTAATTGCAGCGAGAGAGTATCTTACTGCAATAGGAATCAGATAA